The window AAGACGTCGTTCATGTTGTGCGAGATCAGGACCACGGCGAGACCGTTGTCGGCCAGCCGCCGGACCAGTTCGAGGACCTGTGCCGTCTGGGCGACACCGAGCGCGGCGGTCGGCTCGTCCAGGACGACGACCTTGCTGTTCCACAGCACGGCCTTTGCGATGGCCACGGTCTGCCGCTGGCCGCCGGAAAGACTGGAGACCTGCTGGCGGATGGACTTGACGGTGCGGACCGACAGCCCTTCGAGGGTCTGGGCGGCCATCTCCTCCATCGTCGCGTCGTCCAGGACGAGCCCCCGGCGCTTCTCGCGGCCGAGGAACATGTTCTGCACGATGTCGAGGTTGTCGCAGAGCGCCAGGTCCTGGTACACGATCTCGACGCCCAGGGCCGCCGCCTCACGCGGGC is drawn from Streptomyces liliifuscus and contains these coding sequences:
- a CDS encoding ATP-binding cassette domain-containing protein; its protein translation is MTATPILRLRGIDKSFGAVQVLHDVSFDVHPGEVTALVGDNGAGKSTLVKCIGGIHPIDGGEYWFEGEQVQVHSPREAAALGVEIVYQDLALCDNLDIVQNMFLGREKRRGLVLDDATMEEMAAQTLEGLSVRTVKSIRQQVSSLSGGQRQTVAIAKAVLWNSKVVVLDEPTAALGVAQTAQVLELVRRLADNGLAVVLISHNMNDVFAVSDRIAALYLGRMAAHVSTSDVTHSQVVELITSGRSGDLGLAHSNGVTA